The Bacteroidales bacterium genome includes the window TATGCCTTAGGTGCTACAAAATTGCAGACGATTCGAAGGGTAGTTCTGCCAGTAGCTTATCCAAATATTATTACGGGGCTCATTCTCTATCGGAAGAGTATCAGGGGAAACTGCTCCTATTTTATTTACGGTAGCAGTCTATTTCCTGCCCAAGTTGCCAACCGGATTATCAGATCAGGTAATGGCCCTGCCTTACCATCTTTATGTGCTGTCAACCAGCGGTACAAACATGGAAGAATCAAGGCCAATGGCCTATGGTACTCTTTCGTTCTGATCGCAATTGTGCTTATTATTAATACTACGGCAAGTTTTTTTTTATTCGGCTTGGCTTGCAAAAAAGAGTCAAAATGGATTAACACACAAAAACCTTAAGGTTGATCTGGAAATAGGTTTATTAGGTGATGTTGCAACTAATT containing:
- a CDS encoding ABC transporter permease subunit, with the protein product MNYLEFGDSIIAGSLTLGLLTLPVVIRTTEEALKSVDDSLRLGSYALGATKLQTIRRVVLPVAYPNIITGLILYRKSIRGNCSYFIYGSSLFPAQVANRIIRSGNGPALPSLCAVNQRYKHGRIKANGLWYSFVLIAIVLIINTTASFFLFGLACKKESKWINTQKP